In the Plasmodium yoelii strain 17X genome assembly, chromosome: 3 genome, one interval contains:
- a CDS encoding ATP synthase F1 subunit alpha — protein MLRINKDFGKKLVNAVTRKRKPWLEKSCLSFSTKISPVEISKILEKKFENFDFKTSANEVGYVLSVGDGICRAFGLNNVKSSELVEIHNEEDKSNITYGMATNLEYDNVGIVIFGNDRNIKEGDIIKRTNRIIDVNVGYELLGRVVDALGNEIDGEKKIETKERRKIEVKAPGIIARKSVNESIITGIKCIDSLVPIGRGQRELIIGDRQTGKTAIAIDAIIHQKNINDKVPDNEKVYCVYVAIGQKKSNIAKLVNLLKKYDALKYTIIVNSSASDASPLQFLAPYTGCAMAEFFRDRGNHALIIYDDLSKQAVAYRQLSLLLRRPPGREAYPGDIFYIHSKLLERSSKLNDSLKGGSLTALPVIETLNNDVSAYIPTNVISITDGQIFLESELFYKGIIPAINVGLSVSRIGSSAQYKCMKKLASSMKLELAQFREIVAFSQFGSDLDASTKKLIEKGKILTEILKQKQYSPVNISYQICLIYAATKDYLANLNINQVQEFETQYFEYLDANYSDTLKKIQENCDLSEVEDQIKDSIQKFLEIFKKE, from the coding sequence ATGTTAAGAATTAATAAAGATTTCGGGAAAAAGCTAGTCAATGCAGTGACAAGAAAAAGAAAACCGTGGTTGGAAAAAAGTTGTTTGAGCTTTTCAACAAAAATAAGTCCAGTAGAAATATCTAAAATTTTGGAAAAgaaatttgaaaattttgattttAAAACAAGCGCAAATGAAGTTGGATATGTATTAAGTGTAGGAGATGGTATATGTCGAGCTTTTGGattaaataatgtaaaatCATCAGAATTAGTAGAAATTCATAATGAAGAAGATAAAAGTAACATAACATATGGTATGGCAACTAACTTGGAATATGATAATGTTGGTATTGTTATTTTTGGTAATGatagaaatataaaagaagGAGATATTATAAAAAGAACCAATCGTATTATAGATGTAAATGTAGGATATGAATTATTAGGTAGAGTAGTAGATGCATTAGGAAATGAAATAgatggagaaaaaaaaatcgaaacaaaAGAAAGAAGAAAAATAGAAGTTAAAGCACCAGGTATTATAGCAAGGAAAAGTGTCAATGAATCTATTATCACTGGAATAAAATGTATAGATAGTTTGGTTCCAATAGGAAGAGGACAAAGAGAATTAATTATTGGAGATCGACAAACTGGTAAAACTGCTATAGCTATAGATGCTATAAttcatcaaaaaaatataaatgataaagtTCCTGATAATGAAAAAGTATATTGTGTATATGTAGCAATTGgtcaaaaaaaaagtaatataGCTAAATTagttaatttattaaaaaaatatgatgcattaaaatatacaattatagTTAATTCAAGTGCATCTGATGCATCTCCTTTACAATTTCTAGCACCATATACAGGATGTGCAATGGCTGAATTTTTTAGAGATAGAGGAAATCATgctttaattatatatgatgATTTAAGCAAGCAAGCCGTTGCTTATAGACAATTATCTTTATTACTTAGAAGACCTCCTGGTAGAGAAGCATATCCTggtgatatattttatattcattcaaaattattagaaAGATCTTCTAAATTAAATGATAGTTTAAAAGGGGGTAGTTTAACAGCATTGCCTGTTATTGAAACATTAAATAATGATGTATCTGCATATATTCCTACCAATGTTATTTCAATTACAGATGGACAGATATTTTTGGAAAGTGAATTGTTTTATAAAGGTATTATACCTGCAATTAATGTTGGGTTAAGTGTATCTAGGATAGGAAGTAGTGCACAATATAAATGTATGAAAAAATTGGCTTCTTCTATGAAACTTGAATTAGCACAATTTCGAGAAATCGTTGCTTTTTCTCAATTTGGTTCTGATTTAGATGCATCtactaaaaaattaatagaaaaaggaaaaattcTTACAgaaattttaaaacaaaaacaatattCTCCTGTTAATATTAGTTAtcaaatatgtttaatttatGCAGCAACAAAAGATTATCTTGCTAATTTAAACATAAATCAGGTTCAGGAATTTGAGACACAATACTTTGAGTATTTAGATGCAAATTATTCTGATACTTTGAAGAAAATTCAAGAAAACTGTGATTTGTCTGAAGTTGAGGATCAGATAAAGGACAGTATTCAGAAATTTCTCGAAATTTTTAAGAAGGAGTAA
- a CDS encoding AP-2 complex subunit sigma, putative gives MINFILLQNRQGKTIFSKWYISCDEGKRKQIERNINKILINRSRVYANIFVYDQYKIIYRLYAGLYFIVCIENENEFYILEFIQFMAQLLDAFFTNVCELDLLFNFHLLYYFFDNIILGGYIYEVNKNIILDKISKIKKIL, from the exons ATGATCAATTTTATACTTCTTCAAAATAGACAAGGAAAAAccatattttcaaaatg gTATATAAGTTGTGATGAAGGGAAAAGAAAACAAATTGAGAgaaacataaataaaattttgataaatcGAAGCAGGGTTTATgcaaatatatttgtatatgatcaatataaaattatttacagaTTATATGCAG GTCTTTATTTTATAGTATGTATTGAAAATGAAAACGAATTTTATATTCTCGAATTTATCCAATTTATGGCTCAACTGTTAGACGCATTTTTCACAAACGTATGTGAGTTAGACcttctttttaattttcatttattatattatttttttgataacaTAATATTAGGaggttatatatatgaagtgaataaaaatataattttagataaaattagtaaaataaaaaaaattttataa
- a CDS encoding calcium-dependent protein kinase 1, putative — translation MGCNQSKSANDVRGNKVNNVNSKKKNNKREDINDGEEIAINPGMYVRKKEGKIGESYFKVRKLGSGAYGEVLLCKEKNGHSEKAIKVIKKSQFDKGRYNDDNKNIEKFHEEIYNEISLLKSLDHPNIIKLFDVFEDKKYFYLVTEFYEGGELFEQIINRHKFDECDAANIMKQILSGICYLHKHNIVHRDIKPENILLENKNSLLNIKIVDFGLSSFFSKDYKLRDRLGTAYYIAPEVLKKKYNEKCDVWSCGVIMYILLCGYPPFGGQNDQDIIKKVEKGKYYFDFNDWKNISDEAKELIKLMLTYDYNKRCTAEEALNSRWIKKYANNINKSDQKTLCGALSNMRKFEGSQKLAQAAILFIGSKLTTLEERKELTDIFKKLDKNGDGQLDKKELIEGYNVLRNFKNELGELKNVEEEVDNILKEVDFDKNGYIEYSEFISVCMDKQILFSEERLRRAFNLFDTDKSGKITKEELANLFGLTSVSEKTWNDVLGEADQNKDNMIDFDEFVSMMHKICDNKPF, via the exons ATGGGGTGTAATCAAAGTAAGAGTGCAAATGATGTGAGAGGaaataaggtaaataatgtaaatagtaaaaaaaaaaataataaacgaGAAGATATAAATGATGGGGAAGAAATAGCTATAAATCCTGGTATGTATGTTAGAAAAAAAGAAGGTAAAATTGGTGAGTCATATTTTAAAGTTCGTAAATTAGGTAGTGGGGCATATGGTGAGGTTTTATTAtgcaaagaaaaaaatgggCATAGTGAAAAAGCTATAAaggtaataaaaaaatcccAGTTTGATAAAGGAAGatataatgatgataataaaaatatagaaaagtTTCatgaagaaatatataatgaaatatcaTTGTTAAAATCATTAGACCAtccaaatataataaaattatttgatgtatttgaagataaaaaatatttttatttagttACAGAATTTTATGAAGGTGGAGAATTGTTCGAACAAATTATTAACAGACATAAATTTGATGAATGTGATGCAGCAAATATTATGAAACAAATATTAAGTGGTATATGCTATTTACACAAACATAATATTGTACATAGAGATATAAAGccagaaaatatattattagaaaataaaaatagtttattaaatataaagataGTCGATTTTGGGttatcttcttttttttcaaaagatTATAAATTAAGAGATCGATTAGGTACTGCATATTATATAGCTCCTgaagttttaaaaaaaaaatataatgaaaaatgtgATGTCTGGTCATGTGGTgtaattatgtatattttacTTTGTGGCTATCCACCTTTTGGTGGACAAAATGATCaagatattataaaaaaagttgaaaaaggaaaatactATTTTGATTTTAATGATTGGAAAAATATTAGTGATGAAGCtaaagaattaataaaattaatgttaaCATATGATTATAACAAAAGATGTACAGCTGAGGAAGCTTTAAATAGTCGatggataaaaaaatatgcaaacaatattaataaaagtgATCAAAAAACATTATGTGGTGCTTTATCAAATATGAGAAAATTTGAAGGAAGTCAAAAGCTAGCTCAAGCAGCTATACTTTTTATTGGTAGTAAATTAACTACATTGGAAGAAAGAAAAGAACTTACggatatttttaaaaagctTGACAAGAATGGGGATGGGCAATTAGACAAAAAGGAGCTTATAGAAGGATACAACGTCTTGCGAAAT tttaaGAATGAACTTggtgaattaaaaaatgtggaGGAAGAAGTCGACAACATTTTGAAGGAAGTAGATTTCGACAAGAATGGATATATCGAATATTCAG AATTTATTTCCGTTTGCATGGATAAGCAAATTTTATTCAGTGAAGAGAGGCTAAGGAGGGCCTTCAATTTATTTGACACTGACAAAAGCGGAAAAATCACAAAAGAAGAACTTGCCAAT ctatTTGGCTTGACTTCAGTTAGCGAAAAAACATGGAATGATGTCTTAGGGGAGGCTGACCAAAATAAAGACAATATG ATCGATTTCGACGAGTTCGTATCAATGATGCACAAAATTTGTGACAATAAaccattttaa
- a CDS encoding E2F-associated phosphoprotein, putative codes for MNRNKANNNVINLLINEIKLNEQSENATNLPNEKGINIAKSFLNINDSENNDLHTSSKSKKKNNEQNEEHINSATNEEDFGDDVIGDNEKAALEFYDDKIDNYDEEYVNKKYRFCTQSEDSSLCCCGCFTPVCYQSQRHEYYVNQYRSLFAVNVKINKETILYENEINITKSDNKIQQNECQDIKKQNKEKSETYNPVFCVNCNNHIAYFEIENSIFHFFDVLPD; via the exons aTGAATAGAAATAAGGCAAATAATAATGTCATTAATCTTTTAATTAatgaaattaaattaaatgaacAGTCAGAAAATGCAACCAATTTACCTAATGAAAAGGGAATAAATATTGCAAAGTCATTTTTGAATATTAACGATTCAg aaaacAACGATTTGCATACCAGCTCcaaatcgaaaaaaaaaaataacgaaCAAAATGAAGAGCATATAAATAGTGCAACAAATGAGGAGGATTTTGGTGATGATGTTATTGGGGATAATGAAAAAGCAGCCTTAGAATTTTATGATGACAAAATTGATAATTATGACGAAgaatatgtaaataaaaaatata GATTTTGCACACAAAGTGAAGATTCAAGTTTATGTTGTTGTGGCTGTTTTACACCTGTTTGTTATCAAAGTCAACG CCATGAATATTATGTAAATCAATATAGAAGTTTATTTGCGGTAAATGTGAAAATTAATAAAGAGacaatattatatgaaaatgaaattaacATAACAAAAAGTGACAACAAAATTCAACAAAATGAATGTCAAGATatcaaaaaacaaaataaagaaaaatcaGAAACATATAATCCCGTTTTTTGCGTAAATTGTAATAATCACATTGCTTATTTTGAAATCGAAAATTcgatttttcattttttcgaTGTATTGCCAGATTAA